In a single window of the Sediminicoccus sp. KRV36 genome:
- a CDS encoding TIGR03364 family FAD-dependent oxidoreductase yields the protein MDKSYDLIVIGHGIVGLAHALAAARAGHRVAVLDRDAQPNGASIRNFGFVTVTGQGWPDTWRRARRAREVWAGVCEEAGIPVLQRGLLMAARRPEALAVIEEFAAGPMGEGCRILRAPDIPAPLAPGLLGALHSPHELRVESREALPRLRAWLAERHGVAIFPQCAALAVETGVVHTPQGRFTAPHIVVCPGTDLVSLFPEAFAARGTTLCKLHMLRLADPGWRLPAPVMSDLGLHRYRGYHAAPSLAALRARLEAEQKPQLENGVHLIVVQSADGSLVVGDSHHYAATPDPFQPEAVDALILEEFAAVLGAPPPTLERWIGIYPSGPEDAFFEAPMPGVRLVSVTSGTGASTAFGLAEDVLADLMQMEPAR from the coding sequence ATGGATAAAAGCTACGACCTGATCGTCATCGGCCACGGCATTGTCGGCCTGGCCCACGCCCTGGCCGCCGCGCGTGCCGGCCATCGCGTGGCCGTGCTGGACCGCGACGCGCAGCCCAATGGCGCCTCCATCCGGAATTTCGGCTTCGTCACCGTCACCGGCCAGGGCTGGCCCGACACCTGGCGCCGCGCCCGCCGCGCGCGGGAGGTCTGGGCGGGCGTCTGCGAGGAAGCGGGCATCCCCGTGCTGCAACGCGGCCTGCTGATGGCGGCCCGCCGGCCCGAGGCGCTGGCCGTGATCGAGGAATTCGCGGCCGGCCCGATGGGTGAGGGCTGCCGCATCCTCCGTGCCCCCGACATCCCGGCCCCGCTCGCGCCCGGCCTGCTCGGCGCGCTGCATTCGCCGCATGAATTGCGCGTGGAAAGCCGGGAAGCGCTGCCCCGGCTGCGCGCCTGGCTGGCCGAGCGGCATGGTGTTGCGATCTTCCCGCAATGCGCCGCACTGGCGGTGGAGACGGGCGTTGTGCATACGCCGCAGGGCCGCTTCACCGCTCCGCATATCGTGGTCTGCCCCGGCACGGATCTCGTCTCCCTGTTCCCCGAGGCCTTCGCCGCGCGGGGAACCACCTTGTGCAAGCTGCACATGCTGCGCCTGGCCGATCCCGGCTGGCGGCTGCCGGCACCGGTGATGAGCGACCTCGGCCTGCATCGCTATCGCGGCTATCACGCGGCACCCTCGCTGGCCGCGCTGCGCGCCCGGCTGGAAGCCGAGCAGAAGCCGCAACTGGAGAACGGCGTGCATCTCATCGTCGTGCAATCGGCCGATGGCAGCCTGGTGGTGGGCGACAGCCACCATTATGCAGCGACGCCTGATCCCTTCCAGCCCGAGGCGGTGGACGCGCTGATCCTGGAGGAATTCGCGGCCGTGCTCGGCGCCCCGCCGCCCACCCTGGAGCGCTGGATCGGGATTTATCCCTCCGGCCCCGAGGACGCGTTTTTCGAGGCCCCCATGCCCGGCGTGCGGCTGGTGTCCGTCACCTCCGGCACCGGCGCCTCGACCGCCTTCGGCCTGGCCGAGGATGTCCTTGCCGACCTCATGCAGATGGAGCCCGCCCGATGA
- the phnX gene encoding phosphonoacetaldehyde hydrolase produces the protein MIHSSIGAVILDWAGTVLDHGSRAPMAAFVKAFAHSGVTITVEDARGPMGMAKRDHIRLVGAAVNQAWRARHGHDFNETDMEAIFAVFEPLNVAAVKTPEHSTLIGGAQAALAWCQARGIRIGSTTGYTRPIMEELAPLAAAQGFTPEVMVCAGDLPAGRPAPLQMWYAMAKMGIWPASSVMKCDDTPPGIGEARNAGCWAVGFALSGNIAGLSEAEMAEASEAERAVMRARATAELMEAGAHLVVDSIADLPRAVAEIEARMAGGESPAL, from the coding sequence ATGATCCATTCCTCGATCGGAGCCGTGATTCTCGATTGGGCGGGCACCGTGCTCGACCATGGCAGCCGCGCGCCGATGGCGGCCTTCGTGAAGGCCTTCGCGCATTCCGGCGTCACCATCACGGTGGAGGATGCGCGTGGCCCGATGGGCATGGCCAAGCGCGACCATATCCGCTTGGTGGGCGCGGCCGTGAACCAGGCCTGGCGCGCCAGGCACGGCCATGATTTCAACGAGACCGATATGGAGGCGATCTTCGCCGTCTTCGAACCGCTCAACGTGGCCGCGGTGAAGACGCCCGAGCATTCGACGCTGATCGGCGGCGCGCAGGCGGCGCTGGCCTGGTGCCAGGCGCGCGGCATCCGTATCGGCTCCACCACCGGCTATACGCGGCCCATCATGGAGGAACTCGCGCCGCTGGCCGCCGCGCAGGGCTTCACGCCGGAGGTGATGGTCTGCGCGGGGGACCTGCCGGCCGGCCGGCCCGCGCCGCTGCAGATGTGGTACGCCATGGCGAAGATGGGCATCTGGCCGGCCAGCAGCGTCATGAAATGCGATGACACGCCGCCCGGCATCGGCGAGGCGCGCAACGCCGGCTGCTGGGCGGTGGGCTTTGCCCTGTCCGGCAATATCGCCGGTCTCTCGGAGGCGGAGATGGCTGAGGCGAGCGAGGCTGAGCGCGCCGTGATGCGTGCGCGGGCCACGGCCGAATTGATGGAGGCGGGTGCGCATCTCGTGGTGGATTCCATCGCCGATCTGCCGCGCGCCGTGGCTGAGATCGAAGCGCGGATGGCGGGCGGCGAGAGTCCGGCGCTGTAG
- a CDS encoding GGDEF domain-containing protein yields MTGADDLFLICRIGLAGLCFYAAWVGWRMRRGYATRPDRRIRWLVGALLMTAIGLLHLATGVDESIRKAGSSVPVMQWVWLGVDFLVPVFFLSVTRAITERDRLEAELAAAAEHDPLTGLPNRAGFEKRALAALSGAARKGQPSVAVMLDVDHFKSVNDGWGHAAGDVVLRGVAHAAQGGVRAGDALGRFGGEEFALVLPGLSPEDALPLVDRLRHGITATVPHPGAPARALTLSAGIAAVESDELAGLERAFSRADQALYAAKAAGRNQTHIAG; encoded by the coding sequence ATGACCGGCGCGGATGATCTGTTTCTGATCTGCCGCATCGGGTTGGCGGGGCTGTGTTTCTACGCCGCCTGGGTCGGGTGGCGGATGCGTCGGGGCTATGCCACCCGCCCGGACCGGCGCATCCGCTGGCTGGTCGGCGCCCTGCTCATGACCGCGATCGGGCTGCTGCACCTGGCCACCGGCGTGGATGAGAGCATTCGCAAGGCCGGCTCCTCGGTGCCGGTCATGCAATGGGTCTGGCTGGGCGTGGATTTCCTGGTGCCGGTCTTCTTCCTCAGCGTGACGCGCGCCATCACCGAGCGGGACCGGCTGGAGGCCGAGCTGGCCGCCGCCGCCGAGCATGATCCCCTGACCGGCCTGCCCAATCGGGCAGGCTTCGAGAAGCGCGCCCTCGCGGCACTCTCCGGTGCGGCCCGGAAAGGCCAGCCCAGCGTCGCCGTCATGCTCGATGTGGATCACTTCAAATCGGTGAATGATGGCTGGGGGCATGCGGCCGGCGATGTGGTGCTGCGCGGCGTGGCGCATGCCGCGCAAGGCGGGGTCCGGGCCGGGGATGCGCTGGGCCGCTTCGGCGGCGAGGAATTCGCCCTGGTGCTGCCGGGCCTCTCGCCCGAGGACGCCCTGCCCCTGGTGGACCGGCTGCGCCATGGCATCACCGCCACGGTGCCGCATCCCGGCGCACCGGCCCGCGCCCTCACCCTCTCGGCCGGCATCGCCGCGGTGGAGAGCGATGAGCTGGCGGGGCTGGAGCGCGCCTTCAGCCGGGCGGACCAGGCGCTCTACGCGGCGAAGGCGGCCGGCCGGAACCAGACGCATATCGCGGGGTAG
- a CDS encoding tripartite tricarboxylate transporter substrate binding protein encodes MLRFILAALLLPSLALAQSWPERPVRIIVPFPPGGGTEAVARLVAAHYQEVFGQPFVVESRSGASGMLGTELVSRAAPDGYTLSMTASGPLSILPQMLQAGYDPIRSFEHVLLPSVTPLMMVVPTNRPPNTMQEFVAWAGTRRGQINYCSIGVASPSHLSGELFARAMNVEMTHIPHRGSGPALLDTMAGHCDVLFDSSSSSGPHIRGGRLKALGITTRGRHPSWPELPTIAEQGATGYATQTWSGLVAPAGTPAAIVQRLNAEGRRFATSPREQERIVTQGGVVVDFSPVQFREFLQAEITAWGEVIRAGNIRAE; translated from the coding sequence ATGCTCCGCTTCATCCTTGCCGCCCTGTTGCTGCCCTCGCTCGCCCTGGCGCAAAGCTGGCCCGAGCGGCCGGTCCGCATCATCGTCCCCTTCCCGCCCGGGGGTGGCACGGAGGCCGTGGCGCGGCTGGTGGCGGCGCATTACCAGGAGGTGTTCGGCCAGCCCTTCGTGGTGGAAAGCCGCTCCGGCGCATCGGGCATGCTGGGCACGGAACTCGTCTCCCGCGCGGCCCCCGATGGCTACACCCTCTCGATGACGGCCAGCGGACCGCTCTCCATCCTGCCGCAGATGCTGCAGGCCGGGTATGACCCGATCCGCAGCTTCGAGCATGTGCTGCTGCCCTCGGTCACGCCCTTGATGATGGTGGTGCCGACCAACCGCCCGCCCAACACCATGCAGGAATTCGTCGCCTGGGCGGGCACGCGTCGCGGGCAGATCAACTACTGCTCGATCGGCGTCGCCTCGCCCTCGCATCTCTCGGGCGAGTTGTTCGCGCGCGCGATGAATGTGGAGATGACGCATATCCCGCATCGGGGTTCCGGCCCGGCCCTGCTGGATACGATGGCCGGCCATTGCGACGTGCTGTTCGACAGCTCATCCTCCTCCGGCCCGCATATCCGTGGTGGGCGGCTGAAGGCGCTGGGCATCACGACGCGCGGGCGCCACCCCTCCTGGCCCGAACTGCCGACCATCGCGGAACAGGGGGCCACGGGATATGCGACGCAAACCTGGTCCGGCCTTGTCGCCCCCGCGGGCACGCCGGCCGCCATCGTGCAGCGCCTGAACGCCGAAGGCCGCCGCTTCGCCACCAGCCCGCGGGAGCAGGAGCGCATCGTCACCCAGGGCGGCGTGGTGGTGGATTTCTCGCCCGTGCAGTTCCGCGAATTCCTGCAGGCCGAGATCACCGCCTGGGGCGAGGTGATTCGCGCAGGGAACATCCGCGCTGAATGA
- the pdxY gene encoding pyridoxal kinase PdxY: MNILSIQSWVAFGHVGNASAMFPLQRLGAEVWAINTVQFSNHTGYGAWRGQVFGAELIRDCVQGIAERGVLPACDAVLTGYMGDAAIGEAILDAVAAVKAANPAALWACDPVLGDDGRGIYVRPGIPEFFRDRAMPMADIATPNRFELEWLTGLKVTDLASAEAAVTRLQAMGPRCVLLTSLDLPDMPQDSIGMLAAEGGRFWRVTTPMLPISVNGAGDAIAALFLFHRLRTGDAGAALSAAASSVFGVLRRTAEASSREILTVAAQAEFVEPSRIFAAEPC, translated from the coding sequence ATGAACATCCTCTCGATCCAGTCCTGGGTGGCCTTCGGCCATGTCGGCAATGCCTCCGCGATGTTTCCCTTGCAGCGGCTGGGCGCCGAGGTCTGGGCCATCAACACGGTGCAATTCAGCAATCACACCGGCTATGGCGCCTGGCGCGGCCAGGTCTTTGGCGCAGAGCTCATCCGCGATTGCGTGCAAGGCATCGCCGAGCGTGGCGTGCTGCCGGCCTGTGACGCGGTGCTGACCGGCTATATGGGCGATGCGGCGATCGGCGAGGCGATCCTTGATGCCGTGGCGGCGGTGAAGGCCGCGAACCCGGCGGCACTCTGGGCCTGTGATCCCGTGCTGGGCGATGACGGGCGCGGCATCTATGTGCGCCCCGGCATTCCGGAATTCTTCCGCGACCGCGCCATGCCCATGGCCGATATCGCCACCCCCAACCGCTTCGAGCTGGAATGGCTGACGGGGCTGAAGGTGACGGACCTCGCCTCGGCGGAAGCGGCTGTCACGCGGTTGCAGGCGATGGGCCCGCGCTGCGTGCTGCTGACCAGCCTGGACCTGCCGGACATGCCGCAGGATTCCATCGGCATGCTGGCCGCCGAGGGCGGGCGCTTCTGGCGCGTGACGACGCCGATGCTGCCGATCAGCGTGAATGGCGCGGGGGATGCGATCGCCGCACTCTTCCTGTTCCATCGGCTGCGGACGGGGGATGCCGGGGCGGCACTATCGGCCGCCGCATCCTCGGTCTTCGGCGTGCTGCGCCGCACGGCGGAGGCAAGCTCGCGCGAAATCCTGACGGTGGCAGCGCAGGCGGAATTCGTGGAGCCGAGCCGGATTTTTGCCGCCGAACCCTGCTGA
- a CDS encoding TIGR00282 family metallophosphoesterase, translating to MKILFLGDIVGRSGRDAFTERLPGLRSRLDLDLVVVNGENASHGFGLAPDMARAFFAAGADVITLGNHAWDRREIIPFLEEEKRVIRPANFPPGTPGAGAVVVEVRGGRRALVMNVMGRLFMDPLDDPFRAVQLELQRHKLGHSIQAAIIDVHAEASSEKQAFGHSFDGMASLIIGTHTHVPTADHQILPGGTAYQTDAGMCGDYDSIIGMQKGGAAMRFWKKMPGEKLAPADGEATLCGLYVETDDATGLATRVAPLRLGGRLSQVLP from the coding sequence GTGAAGATCCTCTTTCTCGGCGACATCGTCGGGCGCTCCGGGCGCGATGCCTTCACGGAGCGCCTGCCCGGCCTGCGCAGCCGGCTCGACCTCGACCTCGTCGTGGTGAATGGCGAAAATGCGAGCCACGGCTTCGGCCTGGCACCCGACATGGCGCGCGCCTTCTTCGCCGCCGGCGCCGATGTCATCACGCTGGGCAACCACGCCTGGGACCGGCGCGAGATCATCCCCTTCCTGGAGGAGGAAAAGCGCGTCATCCGCCCGGCCAATTTCCCGCCCGGCACGCCAGGTGCCGGGGCTGTGGTGGTGGAGGTGCGCGGCGGGCGGCGCGCGCTGGTGATGAACGTCATGGGCCGGCTTTTCATGGACCCGCTGGATGATCCCTTCCGCGCCGTCCAGCTCGAATTGCAGCGCCACAAGCTCGGCCATTCCATCCAGGCCGCCATCATTGACGTGCATGCCGAGGCGAGCAGCGAAAAACAGGCCTTCGGCCACAGCTTCGATGGCATGGCGAGCCTGATCATCGGCACCCACACCCATGTCCCCACGGCGGACCACCAGATCCTGCCCGGCGGCACCGCCTACCAGACGGATGCCGGCATGTGCGGCGATTATGACAGCATCATCGGCATGCAGAAGGGCGGTGCCGCCATGCGCTTCTGGAAGAAGATGCCCGGCGAGAAACTTGCCCCCGCCGATGGCGAGGCGACGCTCTGCGGCCTCTATGTGGAAACCGATGACGCGACCGGCCTTGCCACCCGCGTGGCCCCGCTGCGCCTGGGCGGGCGGTTGAGCCAGGTGCTGCCGTAG
- a CDS encoding 5-formyltetrahydrofolate cyclo-ligase, with product MNPLDAEKAALRRQCLAARRGIPGAGEALCHVILREAPPQRGALVGGFWPMGSEIDTRPLLDALHARGHAIALPVTPPRGQPLFFRPWRPGIAMARGPMGTQHPAEGAPVIPDWLIIPLLAFDRSGARLGYGGGYYDRTLALLRHAKAIGVAYSTQEIPQVPTGPHDIRLTAIATELGLIRP from the coding sequence GTGAACCCGCTCGACGCCGAGAAGGCCGCCCTTCGCCGCCAATGCCTCGCCGCCCGGCGTGGCATTCCCGGCGCGGGCGAGGCCCTGTGCCACGTCATCCTGCGTGAGGCCCCGCCACAGCGCGGCGCGCTGGTCGGCGGCTTCTGGCCGATGGGCAGCGAAATTGACACGCGCCCCCTGCTCGATGCGCTGCATGCGCGCGGCCACGCCATCGCCCTGCCGGTGACACCGCCGCGCGGCCAGCCGCTTTTCTTCCGCCCCTGGCGGCCGGGCATCGCCATGGCGCGCGGCCCCATGGGCACACAGCACCCGGCCGAAGGCGCGCCCGTCATCCCGGACTGGCTGATCATCCCGCTGCTCGCCTTTGACCGAAGCGGCGCCAGGCTGGGCTATGGCGGGGGGTATTACGACCGCACCCTCGCCCTGCTACGGCACGCCAAGGCCATCGGTGTGGCCTATTCCACGCAGGAGATCCCCCAGGTGCCGACCGGCCCGCATGACATCCGCCTGACCGCCATCGCCACCGAGCTGGGATTGATCCGCCCGTGA
- a CDS encoding DoxX family protein, which produces MMLERFAPYGLSVLRIVTGLVFFLHGPQKLFGYPPSPRPAPELFSMLGAAATLETIGGALLVVGLFTRPVAFVMSGLMASAYFIAHAPRSFWPTSNGGDAAVLFCFLFLYLVLAGPGPWSLDARKRG; this is translated from the coding sequence ATGATGCTCGAACGCTTCGCCCCCTATGGCCTCAGTGTGCTGCGCATCGTGACCGGGCTGGTCTTCTTCCTGCATGGGCCGCAGAAGCTCTTCGGCTACCCGCCCTCCCCCCGCCCCGCGCCGGAGCTTTTCTCCATGCTGGGTGCGGCGGCGACGCTGGAGACAATCGGCGGCGCGCTGCTGGTGGTGGGGCTGTTCACGCGCCCCGTCGCCTTCGTGATGTCCGGACTGATGGCCTCCGCCTATTTCATCGCCCATGCCCCGCGCAGCTTCTGGCCGACCAGCAATGGCGGTGATGCGGCGGTGCTGTTCTGCTTCCTGTTCCTGTACCTGGTCCTGGCCGGCCCGGGGCCCTGGAGCCTGGATGCGCGCAAGCGGGGGTGA
- a CDS encoding electron transfer flavoprotein-ubiquinone oxidoreductase, whose amino-acid sequence MSETREAMEFDVLIIGAGPAGLAAAIRLKQLSPEMSICIVEKGGEVGAHILSGAVLEPRALDELLPDWREDPPALATPAGEDRFMLLTETRAFKLPTPPQMHNEGNYIVSLGNVARWLGAKAEALGVEIYPGFAASETIIEEGVVKGVVAGVMGIVKDGSKGGDYQPGMELRATTTLFAEGCRGSLTKKLFDTYNLRAECDPQTFAIGIKELWEIPKENHKPGLIWHSAGWPLPSDTYGGSWLYMFGENLVSIGFVVGLDYPNPWLSPFDEFQRYKHHPAVAPMLAGGKRISYGARALNEGGFQSIPKLTFPGGALIGDTAGFLNVPKIKGTHLAMKSGMVAAEAIAGAGLDSYPELLRQSWLWSELEGVRNIRPGFAKFGFWGGMVNAALDTYVFKGKAPWTMGHHDDHSQLKSAADAPRITYPKPDGVLSFDRNSSVFLSNTNHEENQPAHLVLRDPGKWLGTNWERFASPESRYCPAGVYEAVGVEEGKPALVINAQNCVHCKTCDIKDPSQNIDWKTPEGGGGPNYPGGM is encoded by the coding sequence ATGAGCGAGACGCGCGAAGCGATGGAATTCGATGTGCTGATCATCGGCGCCGGCCCCGCGGGCCTGGCCGCCGCGATCCGCCTGAAACAGCTCTCGCCCGAGATGAGCATCTGCATCGTCGAAAAAGGTGGCGAGGTGGGGGCCCATATCCTTTCGGGCGCCGTGCTCGAACCGCGCGCCCTCGATGAGCTGCTGCCCGATTGGCGCGAGGACCCGCCGGCATTGGCGACACCCGCCGGCGAAGACCGCTTCATGCTGCTGACCGAGACCCGGGCCTTCAAGCTGCCCACGCCGCCCCAGATGCACAATGAGGGCAACTACATCGTCTCCCTCGGCAATGTGGCGCGCTGGCTGGGGGCCAAGGCCGAAGCGCTGGGCGTGGAAATCTACCCGGGCTTCGCCGCCTCCGAGACGATCATCGAGGAGGGGGTGGTGAAGGGCGTCGTCGCGGGCGTCATGGGCATCGTGAAGGATGGCAGCAAGGGCGGCGATTATCAGCCGGGGATGGAGCTGCGCGCCACTACCACGCTCTTCGCCGAGGGCTGCCGCGGCAGTCTGACCAAGAAGCTGTTCGACACCTACAACCTGCGCGCCGAATGCGACCCGCAGACCTTTGCCATCGGCATCAAGGAACTCTGGGAAATCCCGAAGGAGAACCACAAGCCCGGCCTGATCTGGCACAGCGCCGGCTGGCCCCTGCCCTCGGACACCTATGGCGGTTCCTGGCTCTACATGTTCGGGGAGAACCTGGTCAGCATCGGCTTCGTGGTCGGGCTGGATTACCCCAATCCCTGGCTTTCGCCCTTCGACGAGTTCCAGCGCTACAAGCACCACCCGGCGGTGGCGCCCATGCTGGCCGGCGGCAAGCGGATTTCCTACGGTGCCAGGGCGCTGAATGAGGGTGGCTTCCAGTCCATCCCCAAGCTCACCTTCCCCGGTGGTGCCTTGATCGGCGATACGGCGGGCTTCCTCAATGTGCCCAAGATCAAGGGCACGCATCTGGCCATGAAATCCGGCATGGTGGCGGCCGAGGCCATCGCGGGCGCGGGCCTGGACAGCTACCCTGAATTGCTGCGGCAATCCTGGCTCTGGTCCGAGCTGGAGGGCGTGCGCAACATCCGCCCGGGCTTCGCGAAATTCGGCTTCTGGGGGGGCATGGTGAATGCGGCACTCGACACCTACGTCTTCAAGGGCAAGGCGCCCTGGACGATGGGCCACCATGACGACCACAGCCAGCTGAAATCCGCCGCCGACGCGCCCCGCATCACCTACCCCAAGCCGGATGGCGTGCTGAGCTTCGACCGCAATTCCTCGGTGTTCCTGTCCAACACCAATCACGAGGAAAACCAGCCCGCGCATCTGGTGCTGCGCGATCCGGGCAAATGGCTCGGGACCAACTGGGAGCGCTTCGCCAGCCCCGAGAGCCGCTATTGCCCGGCCGGCGTCTATGAGGCGGTGGGGGTGGAGGAGGGCAAACCAGCCCTTGTCATCAACGCCCAGAATTGCGTGCATTGCAAAACCTGCGACATCAAGGACCCATCGCAGAATATCGACTGGAAGACGCCCGAGGGGGGTGGCGGCCCCAATTATCCCGGAGGGATGTAG
- a CDS encoding uracil-DNA glycosylase has product MSLSPEDTALLASLRWQIAMGADEAILADAVARAARVAPPPAPPPAPQRQAATATASPTPLRKATPHGEAAAVLAAGANSLEELRAAMAEFTGSPLRETATNLVFSDGILGAPVMVIGEAPGAEEDRLGKPFVGASGQLLDRMFASIGMSRARDLYITNILPFRPPGNRTPTDAEIALFLPFVLRHIALARPRLLVLAGGVAAKGLLQSRDGITRLRGRWHQVSILDAKVLNAMPTLHPAYLLRNPIAKRDAWADLLMLQRDMNDGGIGAGAKS; this is encoded by the coding sequence ATGTCGCTTTCGCCCGAAGACACCGCGCTGCTGGCCAGCCTGCGCTGGCAGATCGCCATGGGCGCGGATGAGGCGATCCTCGCGGATGCGGTGGCGCGGGCGGCGCGCGTGGCGCCACCCCCCGCACCGCCCCCCGCACCGCAACGCCAGGCGGCCACCGCCACGGCCAGCCCCACCCCCCTGCGCAAGGCCACCCCGCATGGCGAGGCGGCGGCCGTGCTTGCGGCGGGCGCGAACAGCCTGGAGGAACTGCGCGCCGCCATGGCGGAATTCACCGGCAGCCCGCTGCGCGAGACGGCGACGAACCTCGTCTTCAGCGATGGCATCCTGGGCGCGCCGGTGATGGTGATCGGCGAGGCGCCGGGGGCGGAGGAAGACCGCCTGGGCAAGCCCTTCGTCGGCGCCTCGGGCCAATTGCTGGACCGCATGTTCGCCTCCATCGGAATGAGCCGCGCGCGCGACCTCTACATCACCAACATCCTGCCCTTCCGCCCGCCCGGAAACCGCACGCCGACGGATGCCGAAATCGCGCTGTTCCTGCCCTTCGTGCTGCGCCACATCGCCCTGGCGCGGCCGCGGCTGCTGGTGCTGGCCGGGGGTGTCGCGGCCAAGGGACTTCTTCAATCGCGCGACGGGATTACCCGGCTGCGGGGTCGTTGGCACCAAGTATCAATACTTGACGCAAAAGTATTGAATGCCATGCCGACCCTGCATCCCGCCTATCTGCTCCGCAACCCCATCGCCAAGCGCGATGCATGGGCTGATCTGCTGATGTTGCAACGCGATATGAATGATGGCGGGATTGGGGCGGGAGCTAAGTCTTAA
- a CDS encoding lytic transglycosylase domain-containing protein: protein MRTRTPSSPAAISGLPQPMGAADAARMRRAFEAQARGDFATAARESERLDDRRLMGHLLADRHRRGEPSLHEIQAWLGDFADLPDAPALHDALLRRLPSGATAPPPPSQPDLSAEILPEDRAPAEPPLSRDTGLERAVQARLNDGNLDAALGLIRARRGLSQAYLGQLKAEMAQSLFRQGRDADAWAIAQEGLRLAPQNAQAAYQAGLAAWGMQNYESAYTAFERAARNEQAAPTLRAAAAFWTARSAVRARRPAQYVPWMLQAAQEPRTFHGMIARRSLGLPPGLVWERDVANESRAQGLAETAGGWRALALLQIGQRERAEAELRLLQRRTRNNFQVTQGILAVAQQANMPGLAAQVATAAQLEDGRTRDGARYPLPVLLPNGGFRMDPSLLYALALQESRFDPSAISRAGARGLLQLMPATASYVANDPSLRAEGVERLHDPGFSLELGQRYVHYLARHEAVRGDLIRLLAAYNAGPGNLTRWLPAAQRRADPLLFIESIPVHETRSFVTRVLTFSWIYAHRLGLPTPSLDQIAGGGFPSFASVEEVTAMLRVTSARPN from the coding sequence GTGCGGACCCGAACCCCCTCCAGCCCGGCCGCCATTTCGGGGCTGCCGCAGCCCATGGGAGCCGCCGATGCGGCCCGCATGCGGCGCGCCTTCGAGGCGCAGGCGCGCGGCGATTTCGCCACCGCCGCGCGGGAGTCCGAAAGGCTGGATGACCGCCGGCTGATGGGCCATCTCCTCGCGGATCGGCACCGGCGGGGGGAGCCCTCCCTGCATGAAATCCAGGCCTGGCTCGGCGATTTCGCCGATCTGCCGGACGCCCCGGCGCTGCATGACGCGCTGCTGCGCCGCCTGCCCAGCGGCGCCACCGCCCCCCCGCCGCCCAGCCAGCCTGATCTCTCGGCCGAAATCCTCCCGGAGGACCGCGCCCCGGCCGAGCCCCCCCTGTCCCGCGATACCGGGCTGGAGCGTGCGGTCCAGGCCCGCCTCAATGACGGCAACCTCGATGCGGCGCTGGGCCTGATCCGCGCCCGGCGTGGCCTCAGCCAGGCCTATCTCGGGCAGCTCAAGGCCGAGATGGCGCAATCCCTGTTCCGCCAGGGCCGCGACGCCGATGCCTGGGCCATCGCGCAGGAGGGGCTGCGTCTGGCGCCCCAGAACGCCCAGGCCGCCTACCAGGCCGGCCTCGCCGCCTGGGGGATGCAGAATTACGAGAGCGCCTATACGGCGTTCGAACGCGCCGCGCGCAATGAGCAGGCGGCTCCCACGCTGCGCGCCGCCGCCGCCTTCTGGACCGCGCGTTCGGCCGTGCGCGCCCGCCGCCCGGCGCAATATGTCCCCTGGATGCTGCAAGCGGCGCAGGAGCCGCGCACCTTCCACGGCATGATCGCCCGCCGCAGCCTGGGCCTGCCGCCCGGCCTGGTGTGGGAACGCGATGTCGCCAATGAATCCCGCGCCCAGGGCCTGGCCGAGACGGCCGGCGGCTGGCGGGCGCTCGCCCTGCTGCAGATCGGCCAGCGGGAGCGTGCCGAGGCGGAGCTGCGCCTGCTGCAACGCCGCACCCGCAATAATTTCCAGGTCACGCAGGGCATCCTCGCCGTGGCGCAGCAGGCGAATATGCCGGGCCTCGCCGCGCAGGTGGCGACGGCCGCGCAGCTGGAGGATGGCCGCACGCGGGATGGCGCGCGCTATCCCCTGCCGGTGCTGCTGCCCAATGGAGGGTTCCGCATGGATCCCTCGCTGCTTTACGCCCTGGCGCTCCAGGAAAGCCGCTTTGACCCGAGCGCCATCAGCCGGGCCGGGGCGCGCGGATTGCTCCAGCTCATGCCGGCCACCGCCAGCTATGTGGCCAATGACCCCTCCCTGCGGGCGGAGGGCGTGGAGCGGCTGCATGATCCGGGCTTCAGCCTGGAACTCGGCCAGCGCTACGTGCATTACCTGGCACGGCATGAGGCGGTGCGGGGTGATCTGATCCGCCTGCTCGCGGCCTATAATGCCGGGCCGGGCAATCTGACGCGCTGGCTGCCGGCCGCCCAGCGCCGGGCGGACCCGCTGCTCTTCATCGAGAGCATCCCCGTGCATGAGACGCGCAGCTTCGTGACCCGCGTGCTGACCTTCAGCTGGATCTACGCGCATCGGCTGGGGCTGCCGACCCCCTCGCTCGATCAGATCGCCGGGGGTGGGTTTCCGAGCTTCGCCAGCGTCGAGGAAGTGACGGCCATGTTGCGCGTGACCTCCGCCCGCCCCAATTAA